A region from the Vicia villosa cultivar HV-30 ecotype Madison, WI linkage group LG3, Vvil1.0, whole genome shotgun sequence genome encodes:
- the LOC131660924 gene encoding uncharacterized protein LOC131660924 isoform X2: MEEDRRNADDPYNSNCARSSGQPSTASIMTETTAPNFVYRRKKLRKGSTAPLFKLGPTDVQTIANIPSVISSSLHLSSAEDQTTDFVVEHQIEMVKEPTVPSVLLEEAAKDIIQKKLGIGSVNDSCSSSKSNMALVSDSLDTEMDNTGECSSSGVIGMDAASEDLTEKEFCVNILRSHGLLKGDTLTCNVVSVEGAVTIGNNYCSRSCKICGHLDSSGKMLLCDHCEDSYHPYCYNSRFKKLPIDEWFCHSCLSKRQKILKETINKSPGINSEMRKYRTAKGEMNPILLMLRDTEPYASGVRVGKGFQAAVPDWSNPVKSDEDDFPEPLEINPSESYGTQEENMRNPIKVTIGNWLQCQEVIDKTSETICGKWRRAPLFEVQTNGWECFCAIHWDPSHADCSVPQEVETDEIQKQLKYIEMLRPRLAARQRKSDCTNKGD; the protein is encoded by the exons ATGGAAGAGGATAGAAGGAATGCTGATGATCCTTACAACTCAAACTGTGCAAGAAGCTCTGGTCAACCATCAACTGCAAGTATAATGACTGAAACTACCGCACCTAATTTTGTATACAGGAGAAAAAAGCTACGGAAGGGATCAACTGCTCCTCTTTTCAAGCTTGGGCCAACTGATGTGCAGACAATTGCCAATATCCCTTCAGTCATAAGTTCCTCTTTGCATTTATCATCAGCTGAGGATCAAACAACTGATTTTGTAGTTGAGCATCAAATTGAAATGGTTAAAGAACCTACTGTGCCTTCTGTCTTACTTGAAGAAGCAGCCAAAGATATCATACAGAAAAAATTAGGTATTGGCAGTGTAAATGATAGTTGTTCCTCTTCAAAGTCAAATATGGCACTTGTTTCAGATTCCTTAGATACTGAGATGGATAACACTGGCGAATGCTCTTCCTCCGGTGTAATAGGAATGGATGCTGCAAGTGAAGATTTAACAGAAAAGGAGTTCTGTGTTAATATTTTAAGAAGCCACGGACTTCTTAAAGGAGATACTCTTACATGCAATGTGGTTTCTGTTGAAGGTGCTGTTACCATTGGTAATAACTACTGTTCCAGGTCATGCAAAATATGTGGTCATTTGGACAGTTCAGGGAAAATGCTTTTATGTGATCATTGTGAAGATTCATATCATCCATATTGCTACAATTCACGTTTCAAAAAATTACCAATTGATGAGTGGTTTTGTCATTCGTGTCTTAGTAAAAGGCAGAAAATTCTTAAGGAGACAATTAACAAATCACCAGGCATCAATAGTGAAATGAGGAAATATAGAACTGCCAAGGGTGAAATGAATCCCATACTGTTGATGTTGAGAGACACTGAGCCATATGCAAGTGGCGTGCGAGTTGGTAAAGGTTTTCAAGCTGCAGTACCTGACTGGTCAAACCCTGTAAAAAG TGATGAAGACGACTTTCCAGAACCATTGGAAATTAATCCTTCCGAGTCTTATGGAACGCAG GAAGAAAATATGAGAAATCCAATTAAAGTCACCATTGGCAATTGGCTTCAATGCCAGGAGGTTATAGATAAAACTAGCGAAACAATATGTGGCAAATGGCGCAG GGCTCCACTATTTGAAGTTCAAACCAATGGCTGGGAGTGCTTCTGTGCTATTCATTGGGATCCATCTCATGCTGATTGTTCTGTACCTCAG GAGGTGGAGACAGATGAAATTCAAAAGCAACTGAAGTATATAGAAATG CTGAGACCGCGACTTGCTGCTAGACAGAGAAAATCAGATTGCACAAATAAAGGTGATTGA
- the LOC131660924 gene encoding uncharacterized protein LOC131660924 isoform X1, whose amino-acid sequence MLIQSSLSSVEAGLCNVYNDGKDFQCDGIPSGETWQVCLKCNKYPIDWCKKAKPMEEDRRNADDPYNSNCARSSGQPSTASIMTETTAPNFVYRRKKLRKGSTAPLFKLGPTDVQTIANIPSVISSSLHLSSAEDQTTDFVVEHQIEMVKEPTVPSVLLEEAAKDIIQKKLGIGSVNDSCSSSKSNMALVSDSLDTEMDNTGECSSSGVIGMDAASEDLTEKEFCVNILRSHGLLKGDTLTCNVVSVEGAVTIGNNYCSRSCKICGHLDSSGKMLLCDHCEDSYHPYCYNSRFKKLPIDEWFCHSCLSKRQKILKETINKSPGINSEMRKYRTAKGEMNPILLMLRDTEPYASGVRVGKGFQAAVPDWSNPVKSDEDDFPEPLEINPSESYGTQEENMRNPIKVTIGNWLQCQEVIDKTSETICGKWRRAPLFEVQTNGWECFCAIHWDPSHADCSVPQEVETDEIQKQLKYIEMLRPRLAARQRKSDCTNKGD is encoded by the exons ATGTTAATACAAAGTTCTCTTAGTTCAGTTGAAGCTGGTCTATGTAATGTATATAATGATGGGAAAGATTTTCAATGTGACGGGATACCTAGTGGTGAAACTTGGCAGGTTTGTCTGAAATGCAACAAGTACCCTATTGACTGGTGTAAAAAAGCTAAACCAATGGAAGAGGATAGAAGGAATGCTGATGATCCTTACAACTCAAACTGTGCAAGAAGCTCTGGTCAACCATCAACTGCAAGTATAATGACTGAAACTACCGCACCTAATTTTGTATACAGGAGAAAAAAGCTACGGAAGGGATCAACTGCTCCTCTTTTCAAGCTTGGGCCAACTGATGTGCAGACAATTGCCAATATCCCTTCAGTCATAAGTTCCTCTTTGCATTTATCATCAGCTGAGGATCAAACAACTGATTTTGTAGTTGAGCATCAAATTGAAATGGTTAAAGAACCTACTGTGCCTTCTGTCTTACTTGAAGAAGCAGCCAAAGATATCATACAGAAAAAATTAGGTATTGGCAGTGTAAATGATAGTTGTTCCTCTTCAAAGTCAAATATGGCACTTGTTTCAGATTCCTTAGATACTGAGATGGATAACACTGGCGAATGCTCTTCCTCCGGTGTAATAGGAATGGATGCTGCAAGTGAAGATTTAACAGAAAAGGAGTTCTGTGTTAATATTTTAAGAAGCCACGGACTTCTTAAAGGAGATACTCTTACATGCAATGTGGTTTCTGTTGAAGGTGCTGTTACCATTGGTAATAACTACTGTTCCAGGTCATGCAAAATATGTGGTCATTTGGACAGTTCAGGGAAAATGCTTTTATGTGATCATTGTGAAGATTCATATCATCCATATTGCTACAATTCACGTTTCAAAAAATTACCAATTGATGAGTGGTTTTGTCATTCGTGTCTTAGTAAAAGGCAGAAAATTCTTAAGGAGACAATTAACAAATCACCAGGCATCAATAGTGAAATGAGGAAATATAGAACTGCCAAGGGTGAAATGAATCCCATACTGTTGATGTTGAGAGACACTGAGCCATATGCAAGTGGCGTGCGAGTTGGTAAAGGTTTTCAAGCTGCAGTACCTGACTGGTCAAACCCTGTAAAAAG TGATGAAGACGACTTTCCAGAACCATTGGAAATTAATCCTTCCGAGTCTTATGGAACGCAG GAAGAAAATATGAGAAATCCAATTAAAGTCACCATTGGCAATTGGCTTCAATGCCAGGAGGTTATAGATAAAACTAGCGAAACAATATGTGGCAAATGGCGCAG GGCTCCACTATTTGAAGTTCAAACCAATGGCTGGGAGTGCTTCTGTGCTATTCATTGGGATCCATCTCATGCTGATTGTTCTGTACCTCAG GAGGTGGAGACAGATGAAATTCAAAAGCAACTGAAGTATATAGAAATG CTGAGACCGCGACTTGCTGCTAGACAGAGAAAATCAGATTGCACAAATAAAGGTGATTGA